One Papaver somniferum cultivar HN1 chromosome 10, ASM357369v1, whole genome shotgun sequence genomic window carries:
- the LOC113316119 gene encoding uncharacterized protein LOC113316119: MKPILEKIISPFQAAYVSGSLISDNTVIAQEIIHSMKKKRGETGWMVSKLDMYKAFDRLEWSFLIKCVSTTSLSVMLNGSPCEEFSPTRDDCLIFTQANLNSVNNLLELLHNSSQTGQVINFEKSAVHFSKKTKPEVAETLTQTLGVKIMNSKEKYLGSPLILSHSKQESFKSTKEKFEHRFSSWSSTSLSQAGRGTMINRVLDSVHVYQMGTFKLPNNLIQQLSTIEREFFWGYNNNRGSNPTTWINVCIPKDLGGLDFKDLEKINLALLKKRAWRICNDSS, from the exons ATGAAGCCTATTTTGGAGAAAATAATATCTCCATTTCAAGCAGCTTATGTTTCAGGTAGTTTAATAAGTGACAACACTGTTATTGCTCAAGAAATCATTCATTCCATgaagaagaaaaggggagaaactGGTTGGATGGTTTCTAAACTTGACATGTataaagcatttgacagattggAGTGGTCTTTCTTGATTAAG TGTGTTAGCACTACTTCTTTATCAGTTATGCTCAATGGATCTCCATGTGAAGAATTCAGTCCCACAAGAG atgattgcttgatttttactcaagcaaacctCAATTCAGTTAATAATTTATTGGAGTTACTTCACAATAGTTCCCAAACAGGTCAAGTAATTAACTTTGAGAAATCTGCAGTTCATTTCAGTAAGAAGACAAAACCTGAAGTAGCTGAGACTCTGACACAAACTCTTGGTGTTAAAATCATGAACTCTAAAGAAAAATATCTGGGATCCCCATTAATTCTTAGCCATTCAAAACAAGAATCTTTTAAATCCACTAAGGAAAAATTTGAACACAGATTCTCTTCATGGTCAAGTACTTCTCTCTCACAAGCAGGTAGAGGCACAATGATAAATCGTGTTCTTGATTCTGTTCATGTTTACCAAATGGGTACTTTCAAGCTTCCTAACAATCTCATTCAGCAGCTGAGTACTATTGAGAGAGAATTTTTCTGGGGTTACAATAACAATAGAGGATCTAATCCTACAACATGGATTAATGTTTGCATACCTAAAGATTTAGGTGGTCTTGATTTCAAAGACCTGGAGAAGATCAATTTGGCACTTCTTAAGAAACGTGCATGGAGAATATGCAACGATTCCAGCTAG